A portion of the Punica granatum isolate Tunisia-2019 chromosome 7, ASM765513v2, whole genome shotgun sequence genome contains these proteins:
- the LOC116214877 gene encoding scarecrow-like protein 21 translates to MESQKLFAYGLTGTGLSYSASHPPFPSIPSRLFPPFKFDFGSSPNSPFLTHHESEAFSTLSSSQEQHSSSDNNFSAFSPSSDHSLETSSSNLHRPSGLPVGSYRQNLPCRTSLSRDGNYSQNMKYALLELETALMNTDEDDEVTAPNASIRTRNIPLQQSTQPQGCISHRRPAEDMRVEKRHKVIKESPIQDFKPSDLKQLLIACAKALEDEDFNGFENVVEKAREAVSVSGEPIQRVGAYLIKGLVARKESSGSNIYKALKCKEPDSKDLLSYMHILYEICPYLKFGYMAANGAIAEACRNEDYIHIIDFQIAQGTQWVTLLQALAARPGGPPHVRITGIDDPVSKFARGVGLEAVGRRLYAICEQFKIPLEFNGIPVFAPQVKREMLDIRPGEALAVNFSLQLHHTPDEGVDVNNPRDGLLRLVKSLSPKVTTLVEQESNTNTTPFLTRFIETFEYYLAMFESIDVALSRDRKERIDVEQHCLARDIVNIVACEGKERGERHELFGKWKSRFTMAGFRQYPLSSYVNSVISSLLKRYSEHYTLEEKDGAMLLGWKDRKLISASAWH, encoded by the coding sequence ATGGAGTCGCAGAAGTTATTTGCGTATGGTCTAACTGGAACCGGCTTATCTTACTCGGCATCGCATCCCCCATTTCCTTCAATACCTAGTAGGTTATTCCCTCCCTTTAAGTTCGATTTCGGGAGCTCCCCAAACTCGCCCTTTTTGACTCACCATGAGAGTGAGGCCTTCAGCACGTTGAGCAGCAGCCAGGAGCAGCACAGCTCCTCAGACAATAATTTCTCTGCATTTAGCCCTTCCTCGGATCACTCGCTTGAGACGAGCAGCAGTAATCTCCATAGACCATCCGGCCTTCCCGTGGGCTCTTACCGGCAGAATCTTCCGTGTAGAACCTCACTGTCACGGGATGGGAATTATAGCCAGAACATGAAGTACGCTTTGCTGGAACTGGAAACTGCCTTGATGAACACCGACGAGGATGATGAAGTCACTGCTCCAAATGCATCGATTAGGACACGTAATATTCCCCTGCAGCAGTCGACCCAGCCTCAGGGATGCATTTCTCACAGGCGACCCGCCGAAGACATGCGGGTTGAGAAACGTCACAAGGTGATCAAGGAATCCCCTATTCAAGATTTTAAACCAAGCGACCTGAAGCAATTGCTAATTGCTTGTGCGAAAGCTCTGGAGGATGAAGATTTCAATGGGTTTGAAAATGTGGTTGAGAAGGCTAGGGAAGCTGTATCTGTGAGCGGAGAACCAATTCAGCGTGTTGGCGCTTACCTGATAAAAGGGCTCGTGGCAAGGAAGGAATCTTCGGGCTCTAACATCTACAAGGCCCTCAAGTGCAAGGAGCCCGACAGCAAGGATTTGCTCTCCTACATGCATATACTATACGAGATTTGCCCGTACTTAAAGTTTGGTTACATGGCAGCAAACGGGGCAATCGCAGAAGCCTGCAGGAATGAGGATTACATCCACATCATAGACTTCCAAATAGCACAGGGGACCCAGTGGGTCACCCTGCTACAGGCGCTCGCAGCAAGGCCAGGCGGTCCGCCACATGTGCGGATCACGGGGATTGACGATCCTGTTTCAAAGTTCGCTCGCGGTGTTGGGCTAGAGGCAGTAGGGAGGCGACTGTATGCAATCTGTGAGCAGTTCAAGATCCCGCTTGAGTTTAACGGGATCCCAGTGTTCGCCCCGCAAGTAAAGCGGGAGATGCTTGATATAAGGCCTGGGGAAGCCCTGGCCGTGAACTTCTCCCTGCAGCTCCATCACACTCCTGACGAGGGTGTAGACGTGAACAACCCGAGAGATGGGCTCCTGAGGCTTGTCAAGTCTCTGTCGCCGAAGGTCACGACTTTGGTGGAGCAAGAATCAAACACCAACACCACACCGTTCCTGACACGGTTCATAGAGACCTTCGAGTACTACCTAGCGATGTTCGAGTCAATCGATGTGGCACTTTCAAGGGACCGGAAGGAGAGGATAGACGTGGAGCAGCACTGTCTGGCGAGGGATATAGTGAACATAGTTGCATGTGAggggaaagagagaggggagaggcACGAACTGTTTGGGAAGTGGAAATCGAGGTTTACAATGGCAGGTTTCAGGCAGTATCCGCTGAGCAGTTATGTGAACTCGGTCATAAGCAGCCTCCTGAAGCGGTACTCGGAACACTACACTCTGGAAGAGAAGGATGGGGCTATGCTGTTAGGATGGAAGGACAGGAAGTTGATATCTGCTTCTGCTTGGCACTGA
- the LOC116214290 gene encoding organic cation/carnitine transporter 4, translating into MPPPPSNGGGDSTPDPLYEPLLQPSVHPPSLSKPEKICIDGILQKYCGEFGSWQLRHFVLTSLAWALEAFHTMVMIFADREPDWRCSAGSPRCEASSAASTGICSLQPGSWEWTEGSWSSTAAEWGLVCGEKYKVGLVQALFFGGCMIGAGVFGHLSDSFLGRKGSLSVVCILNAIFGCLTALSPNYWIYCLLRILTGFSTGGVGLCAFVLATEPIGPSKRGAAGMSTFYFFSCGIALLSGIAYVFRSWRALYVASSIPSLLFLVFVLPFISESPRWYLVRGKINEAMKIVRIIAKSNNRQIPDGVILALDEEVNEDHTTNGGVPHKGEEKDGVDDKEAVSGSLIDVVRSPTTRIRLILTVAINFLCSIVYYGISLNVVNLDTNLYLNVLLNAVAEMPAFTITALLLDRFGRKPLAIGTQWFSGLFCLIGALVPLHGVWKVVRMVCGVLGIFGMAGTYNLLFIYTAELFPTVVRNAALGCAAQAAQMGAILAPLVVVTGGWWPFAVFAISAIWGGLLAFYLPETLNRPLYDTMAGMEGGEGRLVTV; encoded by the exons ATGCCACCACCGCCATCCAACGGTGGCGGAGACTCGACTCCCGACCCCCTTTATGAGCCCCTCCTCCAACCATCAGTTCATCCTCCATCGTTGAGTAAGCCCGAGAAGATCTGCATCGACGGGATCCTCCAGAAATACTGCGGGGAGTTCGGGTCGTGGCAGCTTCGGCACTTCGTGCTCACGAGCCTCGCTTGGGCCCTCGAGGCGTTCCACACCATGGTGATGATATTCGCGGACCGTGAACCCGATTGGAGGTGCAGCGCTGGTTCCCCCAGATGCGAAGCTTCTTCGGCTGCGTCCACAGGCATATGCAGTCTCCAGCCCGGATCATGGGAGTGGACGGAGGGGTCGTGGAGCTCGACAGCGGCGGAGTGGGGCCTCGTGTGCGGGGAGAAGTACAAGGTCGGGCTGGTTCAGGCCTTGTTCTTCGGTGGCTGTATGATCG GTGCTGGAGTGTTTGGCCATCTATCAGACTCATTCCTAGGTAGAAAAGGCTCTCTATCTGTAGTCTGCATCTTGAACGCCATCTTCGGTTGCCTAACAGCGCTGTCCCCGAACTACTGGATCTACTGCCTCCTCCGGATCCTCACCGGGTTCAGCACTGGTGGGGTTGGGCTCTGCGCCTTTGTGCTCGCCACCGAGCCCATTGGGCCCAGTAAGCGCGGGGCTGCTGGCATGTCCACATTCTACTTCTTCTCCTGTGGGATAGCGCTCCTCTCGGGCATAGCCTATGTTTTCCGGTCATGGCGGGCTCTTTACGTTGCATCCTCCATTCCTTCTCTGCTATTCCTTGTTTTCGTCCTCCCTTTCATCTCTGAGTCGCCGCGGTGGTATTTAGTCCGGGGGAAGATCAATGAGGCCATGAAAATTGTGCGAATCATCGCAAAGTCGAACAACAGACAGATACCCGATGGAGTGATCTTGGCACTGGATGAGGAAGTTAATGAAGATCACACGACCAATGGTGGCGTGCCCCACAAGGGCGAAGAGAAGGATGGCGTGGATGACAAGGAAGCAGTTTCGGGGTCCCTGATCGACGTGGTCCGATCCCCGACCACACGGATCCGCCTGATCTTGACAGTAGCGATTAACTTCCTCTGCTCGATCGTGTACTACGGGATAAGCCTGAACGTGGTGAACCTGGACACGAACCTCTACTTGAACGTCCTGCTCAATGCAGTGGCGGAGATGCCTGCCTTCACGATCACCGCGCTTCTCCTTGACAGGTTTGGAAGGAAGCCTTTAGCAATCGGAACCCAGTGGTTCAGCGGGCTGTTCTGCCTCATAGGGGCATTGGTCCCACTCCACGGGGTGTGGAAGGTCGTGAGGATGGTATGTGGGGTCCTCGGGATATTCGGTATGGCGGGGACCTACAACCTGCTGTTCATCTACACGGCTGAGCTCTTCCCGACCGTGGTGAGGAATGCAGCGCTTGGTTGTGCAGCTCAGGCAGCCCAGATGGGGGCGATCCTGGCCCCGCTCGTGGTGGTGACCGGGGGGTGGTGGCCATTCGCTGTGTTTGCCATCTCTGCAATCTGGGGAGGGCTCCTCGCGTTCTACCTCCCCGAAACTCTTAACCGCCCACTGTACGACACGATGGCAGGGATGGAAGGCGGTGAAGGTCGGTTGGTAACGGTTTGA
- the LOC116212909 gene encoding transcription factor bHLH123-like, with protein MADEFHTNGSCWWKGSSKDRLESGSIIPSNFSSSGQQSNMGSLFGWSASCADSVSIISAAADSKVVSSPADWNTNQSSLRVERGEVGFRSMLQENANMEEPSFDMDAAMYSSPSAILQSALQNRSHIGNSYGMNSTTHELLPPLMTRTSPPEQHPHIGHLQFSNNAPFWNASMKGTNVRSSFIPSSSFQCHQQYPVDEKPKNLSDGVNVSNNIGSEASSKRTRNETPSPLPAFKVRKEKMGDRITALQQLVSPFGKTDTASVLSEAIDYIKILHEQVNVLSAPYMKSGTPMHHHQQDKDPEGKEEEEQDLRSRGLCLVPVASTFPVTHEPTGQLDFWTPPFGGPFR; from the exons ATGGCGGATGAGTTCCACACGAACGGGAGCTGCTGGTGGAAGGGCTCATCGAAGGACAGGCTCGAGAGTGGATCTATAATTCCCTCAAATTTCTCTTCTTCGGGGCAACAAAGCAACATGGGGAGCTTATTTGGTTGGTCAGCGTCTTGCGCAGATTCTGTCTCGATAAtttctgctgctgctgataGCAAGGTCGTCTCCTCTCCTGCGGATTGGAATACTAATCAATCGTCGCT ACGTGTCGAGCGAGGGGAGGTAGGTTTTCGGTCGATGCTTCAAGAGAACGCAAACATGGAGGAACCGAGCTTCGATATGGATGCAGCCATGTATAGCAGCCCGTCGGCCATCTTACAATCTGCTTTGCAGAACAGGTCACATATTGGGAACAGTTATGGCATGAACTCAACAACTCATGAGCTCTTGCCTCCATTAATGACAAGAACTTCACCTCCTGAGCAACATCCGCATATCGGTCATCTGCAATTCTCCAATAATGCTCCGTTCTGGAATGCTTCGATGAAGGGTACTAATGTCCGATCCAGTTTCATCCCGTCCTCCTCATTCCAATGCCATCAGCAGTATCCTGTTGATGAGAAACCAAAG AATCTGTCCGACGGAGTTAATGTATCGAACAACATCGGGAGTGAAGCATCAAGCAAAAGAACTCGAAATGAAACTCCATCGCCTTTGCCCGCTTTCAAG GTAAGGAAAGAGAAGATGGGGGACAGAATCACTGCCCTCCAACAATTGGTTTCGCCTTTTGGAAAG ACTGATACGGCCTCAGTGCTGTCAGAAGCCATCGATTACATCAAGATCCTCCATGAACAAGTGAAT GTCTTAAGTGCCCCATACATGAAGAGTGGAACTCCCATGCATCATCATCAGCAG GATAAGGACCCAGaagggaaagaagaagaagaacaagaccTTAGGAGCCGAGGCCTGTGTCTGGTCCCAGTAGCAAGCACCTTTCCAGTCACGCATGAGCCGACTGGTCAACTTGATTTTTGGACCCCTCCCTTCGGTGGACCGTTCAGATAA
- the LOC116215697 gene encoding probable NAD(P)H dehydrogenase (quinone) FQR1-like 1 isoform X1, translating to MAVKVYIVYYSMYGHVEKLAEEIKKGAASVEGVEAILWQVPETLPEEVLGKMSAPPKSDVPVITPSELAEADGFVFGFPTRFGMMAAQFKAFLDATGGLWRTQQLAGKPAGIFFSTGSQGGGQETTALTAITQLVHHGMIFVPIGYTFGAGMFEMGEVKGGSPYGAGTYAGDGSRQPSKLELEQAFHQGKYTATITKKLKGVH from the exons TGGACATGTTGAGAAGCTGGCAGAAGAGATAAAGAAGGGTGCTGCATCTGTTGAAGGTGTTGAAGCCATACTATGGCAG GTCCCTGAAACACTGCCAGAGGAGGTGCTGGGGAAGATGAGTGCGCCACCTAAGAGTGATGTACCTGTCATTACACCCAGCGAACTCGCTGAAGCTGACGGATTCGTTTTCGGCTTCCCCACGAGATTTGGGATGATGGCAGCTCAATTCAAAGCATTCCTAGATGCCACCGGAGGATTGTGGAGGACACAGCAACTCGCAGGCAAGCCTGCTGGAATCTTCTTCAGCACAGGATCCCAGGGCGGTGGGCAGGAGACTACTGC GTTGACTGCCATTACTCAGCTCGTCCACCACGGCATGATATTCGTTCCAATAGGATACACCTTCGGGGCTGGCATGTTCGAGATGGGGGAGGTGAAAGGTGGAAGCCCCTATGGTGCTGGAACATATGCTGGCGATGGCTCCAGGCAACCATCGAAGCTCGAGCTGGAGCAAGCTTTCCACCAGGGAAAGTACACTGCTACCATCACAAAGAAGCTCAAAGGAGTCCATTGA
- the LOC116215697 gene encoding probable NAD(P)H dehydrogenase (quinone) FQR1-like 1 isoform X2, which yields MYGHVEKLAEEIKKGAASVEGVEAILWQVPETLPEEVLGKMSAPPKSDVPVITPSELAEADGFVFGFPTRFGMMAAQFKAFLDATGGLWRTQQLAGKPAGIFFSTGSQGGGQETTALTAITQLVHHGMIFVPIGYTFGAGMFEMGEVKGGSPYGAGTYAGDGSRQPSKLELEQAFHQGKYTATITKKLKGVH from the exons TGGACATGTTGAGAAGCTGGCAGAAGAGATAAAGAAGGGTGCTGCATCTGTTGAAGGTGTTGAAGCCATACTATGGCAG GTCCCTGAAACACTGCCAGAGGAGGTGCTGGGGAAGATGAGTGCGCCACCTAAGAGTGATGTACCTGTCATTACACCCAGCGAACTCGCTGAAGCTGACGGATTCGTTTTCGGCTTCCCCACGAGATTTGGGATGATGGCAGCTCAATTCAAAGCATTCCTAGATGCCACCGGAGGATTGTGGAGGACACAGCAACTCGCAGGCAAGCCTGCTGGAATCTTCTTCAGCACAGGATCCCAGGGCGGTGGGCAGGAGACTACTGC GTTGACTGCCATTACTCAGCTCGTCCACCACGGCATGATATTCGTTCCAATAGGATACACCTTCGGGGCTGGCATGTTCGAGATGGGGGAGGTGAAAGGTGGAAGCCCCTATGGTGCTGGAACATATGCTGGCGATGGCTCCAGGCAACCATCGAAGCTCGAGCTGGAGCAAGCTTTCCACCAGGGAAAGTACACTGCTACCATCACAAAGAAGCTCAAAGGAGTCCATTGA